In Cyanobacterium sp. T60_A2020_053, the following are encoded in one genomic region:
- a CDS encoding FAD-dependent oxidoreductase codes for MSNRFSRRSLLKFFALSSILGFLGYSRFSKPQPTIHKGDTLDLPRYLTKRKKVVVIGGGLAGLASAYELSQRGFEVTLMEKAPQLGGKIASWDIQVGEDNFKMEHGFHGFFPQYYNLKSIVKEINITDNFKSLDFYSVVFKNNEYQPENFRPSHSAFPWNIVDLAISSNNSLHWGINLANPEHWRVFRTIAGFKIPNTYYELDNISVEDWAAKGIPKGLFDLYFLPFAKSSLNAPDLLSTGELMQFFHFYFFGNPEGLAFNGTVDDMGTSLVDPIARKIEANGGKIITEANISKVKGAGDKITSIEYYQGEGEANVPFWVKANNLLTDEQYHYYGAGDQLYAVSKDYQTAMSLSCTHQGCTVNKQADGKFLCPCHAALYDNQGEVLQGPAPRHLKTYRVMGKKDEQVQLIANKNTDVKPQVIEADYFVIATDVPGVKHLFNLLEMDEGNCLNTETQVQKLPLADPFAVARFWLDKDFEWVHSNFASLSGYSLTDSICLYHRIQNEYIAWAQKTGGSVVELHSYCYKEKDFPTQELILSTFEQELREIVPALADAKILHKQLVNQKNFSGYPPNSYQNRPATETEIKNLMFAGDWVKMPFPSGLMERAISSGLLSANTILHQEGLQRRDLLSVNPSGLLTI; via the coding sequence ATGAGTAATCGCTTTTCTCGTCGCAGTCTATTAAAATTTTTTGCCCTCAGTAGTATTTTAGGTTTTCTAGGCTATTCTCGATTTTCTAAACCACAACCCACCATCCACAAGGGAGATACCCTCGATTTACCCCGTTATCTCACTAAACGGAAAAAAGTAGTTGTCATTGGTGGTGGATTAGCCGGTTTAGCTTCTGCTTATGAATTGAGTCAACGGGGATTTGAGGTGACATTAATGGAAAAAGCCCCCCAGTTAGGCGGTAAAATTGCCAGTTGGGATATTCAAGTGGGGGAAGATAATTTTAAAATGGAACATGGTTTCCATGGTTTTTTTCCCCAATACTACAACCTCAAAAGTATTGTTAAAGAAATCAATATCACTGATAATTTCAAATCTCTTGATTTTTATTCGGTAGTGTTCAAAAATAATGAATATCAACCAGAAAATTTCCGCCCTAGTCATTCTGCTTTCCCTTGGAATATCGTTGATTTAGCTATATCTAGTAATAATTCTCTCCATTGGGGTATTAACCTTGCTAATCCTGAACATTGGCGCGTTTTTAGGACTATTGCTGGGTTTAAAATTCCTAACACTTACTATGAATTAGATAATATTTCTGTGGAAGATTGGGCTGCCAAAGGTATTCCTAAAGGTTTATTTGACCTCTATTTTTTGCCTTTTGCTAAGTCTTCTCTTAATGCACCTGACTTATTAAGTACAGGTGAACTAATGCAGTTTTTCCATTTTTATTTTTTTGGTAATCCTGAAGGATTGGCTTTTAATGGTACGGTGGATGATATGGGGACAAGTTTAGTTGATCCTATCGCTAGAAAAATTGAGGCAAATGGCGGTAAAATTATCACTGAGGCAAATATTAGTAAGGTGAAGGGCGCTGGGGATAAAATTACTTCCATTGAATACTATCAAGGGGAAGGGGAAGCAAATGTGCCTTTTTGGGTGAAGGCTAATAATTTATTAACTGATGAGCAATACCATTACTATGGTGCAGGAGATCAATTATATGCAGTTAGTAAAGATTATCAAACGGCGATGTCGTTAAGTTGTACCCATCAAGGATGCACGGTTAATAAACAAGCTGACGGGAAATTTTTATGCCCTTGTCATGCTGCTTTATATGATAATCAAGGGGAAGTTTTACAAGGTCCAGCGCCACGTCACCTCAAAACTTATCGGGTTATGGGTAAAAAAGATGAGCAAGTGCAGTTAATCGCTAATAAGAACACTGATGTTAAACCTCAAGTCATTGAAGCTGATTATTTTGTTATTGCTACTGATGTGCCGGGGGTTAAACATTTATTTAATTTACTAGAAATGGATGAGGGTAATTGCCTTAATACTGAAACTCAAGTGCAAAAATTACCTTTAGCTGATCCTTTTGCAGTAGCGCGCTTCTGGCTAGATAAGGATTTTGAGTGGGTGCATAGTAATTTTGCTTCTTTGTCGGGATATTCTTTGACGGATAGTATCTGTTTATATCATCGTATTCAAAATGAATATATTGCTTGGGCGCAGAAAACAGGGGGAAGTGTGGTAGAGTTGCATTCTTATTGTTACAAGGAAAAAGATTTTCCAACTCAGGAGTTAATTCTCAGCACTTTTGAGCAAGAATTAAGGGAAATTGTGCCGGCATTAGCTGATGCTAAAATTCTTCATAAGCAATTAGTTAATCAAAAGAATTTTTCTGGTTATCCACCGAATAGTTATCAAAATCGTCCGGCTACGGAAACGGAAATTAAAAATTTGATGTTTGCCGGTGATTGGGTGAAAATGCCTTTTCCTTCCGGATTGATGGAGAGGGCGATTAGTAGCGGTTTACTTTCTGCTAATACTATCCTACATCAGGAGGGTTTACAAAGACGTGATTTACTTTCGGTTAATCCTTCTGGTTTATTGACGATTTGA